Proteins encoded together in one Bacteroidales bacterium window:
- a CDS encoding PorT family protein, translated as MKKYYLLLLLVFTGLQSFSQGISFTVFAEPQLGWLSPNTKKVEAAGPMIGFNGGMNFDNYFAQNYAFSTGASINNVNGKIKYKEPASLKGLDSTYTINTNDVVEYHTQYINIPIGLKFKTIEIGYTRFYAHLGMDANINIKAKANIPREENIDATKEIHWYNLGYYIGGGVEYSLGGTTAIVAGLTYKNGFLDITEAEDNKITTGNISLRMGILF; from the coding sequence ATGAAAAAATATTACCTCTTACTTCTGTTGGTTTTTACGGGATTACAAAGTTTCAGCCAGGGCATTAGTTTTACGGTTTTTGCAGAACCCCAATTGGGCTGGTTATCACCGAATACAAAGAAGGTAGAAGCAGCAGGGCCTATGATCGGATTCAACGGCGGAATGAATTTCGATAATTATTTTGCACAGAATTATGCATTTTCTACCGGAGCCTCCATCAACAACGTCAATGGCAAAATAAAATATAAAGAGCCGGCTTCTCTGAAGGGGCTAGATTCAACATATACGATTAACACCAATGATGTGGTTGAATATCACACGCAATATATCAATATACCTATAGGACTGAAATTTAAAACAATTGAGATTGGCTACACCCGGTTTTATGCCCATCTTGGAATGGATGCCAACATCAATATCAAGGCAAAGGCAAATATTCCCCGTGAAGAGAACATTGATGCCACCAAAGAAATTCATTGGTATAATCTGGGATATTATATAGGGGGTGGCGTGGAATATTCCCTGGGAGGAACCACTGCCATTGTGGCCGGTCTTACTTATAAAAACGGTTTTCTGGATATTACCGAAGCTGAAGACAATAAGATCACCACCGGCAATATATCTTTGCGAATGGGAATATTATTTTAA
- a CDS encoding NAD+ synthase, whose amino-acid sequence MKIALAQLNYHIGNFPYNKKKILDTIIRAEKDNVDLVVFSELCVCGYPPLDLLDYREFINQCDSTVNEIAEHCVGIAAIIGAPRINPHSSGKMLLNSAFFLYDGQVQQIQDKTLLPTYDIFDEYRYFEPNKHFEIIQFKGKRIALTVCEDLWDEQPAQGVFSRNKLYNKSPMEKLRESNPDMLINIAASPFSYSKIWGKKNIFIQKAKNYNLPLFYVNQIGAQTELIFEGASMAIHPNGIIHKELQWFEQDYQVIDAEEVSKSTDDHETHDTYGVIAKIHDALILGLRDFFSKLKFEKAVLGLSGGIDSAVSLVIAQRALGKENLRVLSMPSDYTSEGSVSDSKKLADNLGVHYDEIPIQNILHSFTSALEPVFRNTSEDVTEENLQARIRGTLLMAISNKFGHILLNTSNKSESAVGYATLYGDMIGALSVLGDVYKTDVYKLAEYINREEEIIPKNIMQKAPSAELKPDQKDSDSLPDYQLLDKIL is encoded by the coding sequence ATGAAAATTGCATTGGCTCAGTTAAATTACCATATAGGGAATTTTCCCTATAATAAAAAGAAAATCCTCGATACCATCATTAGGGCGGAAAAAGATAACGTAGATCTGGTGGTGTTTTCAGAACTTTGTGTATGTGGTTATCCCCCGCTGGATTTGTTGGATTACCGGGAATTCATTAACCAATGTGACAGTACTGTGAATGAAATAGCAGAGCACTGTGTAGGTATTGCCGCAATTATAGGTGCACCAAGGATCAATCCCCATTCGTCGGGCAAAATGCTGCTCAATTCGGCCTTTTTTCTTTACGATGGCCAGGTACAGCAAATACAAGACAAAACACTGCTGCCAACCTATGATATTTTTGATGAATACCGATACTTCGAACCCAATAAGCACTTTGAAATCATTCAATTCAAAGGGAAAAGGATCGCTCTTACCGTGTGTGAGGACTTATGGGACGAGCAGCCTGCTCAGGGCGTTTTCAGCAGAAACAAGCTATACAACAAATCTCCCATGGAAAAACTCAGGGAATCCAACCCGGATATGCTGATCAACATTGCAGCTTCCCCTTTTTCATATAGCAAAATATGGGGCAAAAAAAACATCTTCATACAAAAGGCAAAAAACTATAACCTGCCATTATTCTATGTTAACCAGATCGGAGCCCAAACCGAGCTCATTTTTGAAGGCGCATCAATGGCGATACATCCGAACGGCATCATTCATAAGGAACTGCAATGGTTTGAACAGGACTACCAGGTAATTGATGCGGAGGAGGTATCCAAAAGCACCGATGATCATGAGACACATGACACCTATGGTGTTATTGCCAAAATTCACGATGCCCTGATTCTTGGTTTAAGGGATTTCTTCAGCAAACTCAAGTTTGAAAAAGCCGTTCTTGGCTTGTCAGGGGGTATTGATTCCGCAGTTTCCCTGGTAATAGCCCAGCGTGCACTGGGAAAAGAAAATCTGCGGGTATTGTCGATGCCCAGCGACTATACCTCGGAAGGATCGGTGAGTGACTCGAAAAAACTGGCCGATAACCTGGGTGTACATTATGACGAAATACCCATTCAGAACATACTTCACTCTTTTACCAGCGCCCTGGAACCTGTTTTCAGAAATACGTCCGAAGACGTAACAGAGGAAAACCTGCAGGCCAGAATAAGAGGGACTTTGCTTATGGCCATATCCAACAAGTTTGGCCACATATTGTTGAACACCTCCAATAAAAGTGAATCAGCAGTAGGATATGCCACATTGTATGGTGATATGATCGGGGCCCTTTCTGTTCTCGGAGATGTTTACAAAACCGATGTTTACAAACTGGCTGAATACATCAACCGTGAGGAAGAGATCATTCCGAAAAACATCATGCAAAAAGCGCCTTCAGCTGAACTGAAGCCGGATCAGAAAGACAGCGACTCCCTGCCCGATTATCAGTTGTTGGATAAAATCCT
- a CDS encoding TIGR04283 family arsenosugar biosynthesis glycosyltransferase, which produces MKISIIIPTYNEADNIGQVLDYLRENSDGDNIKEIIISDGISEDNTLEIARSKGAHVVDQNNTGRAKQMNAGAKEAEGDIFYFLHADSYPPKNFDREILQYVNKGYKAGSFRMKWDMDNWLLNFFAWWTRFNLQWCRGGDQSLYVDRDIFEKVNGFNENYRFLEDYEIIPRIKKHTSFKVIQKDIITSARKYRENGVIRLQMHVAKTYILRMLGMDIDKVAEIYYRGIREKFNR; this is translated from the coding sequence ATGAAAATCAGCATCATCATACCGACCTATAACGAAGCCGACAATATCGGTCAGGTATTGGATTATTTGAGAGAAAACAGTGACGGGGATAATATAAAGGAGATCATTATATCGGATGGTATTAGTGAGGACAATACATTGGAGATTGCCCGTTCAAAGGGAGCTCATGTTGTGGATCAAAATAATACAGGCAGGGCCAAACAAATGAATGCAGGTGCCAAAGAGGCTGAAGGAGATATTTTTTACTTTCTGCATGCCGACAGCTATCCTCCCAAAAATTTTGACAGGGAGATCCTCCAATATGTTAACAAAGGTTACAAAGCGGGCTCATTCCGAATGAAATGGGATATGGACAACTGGTTGCTCAACTTTTTTGCATGGTGGACCCGTTTTAATCTTCAATGGTGCAGGGGAGGGGATCAGTCCTTGTATGTTGACAGGGATATTTTTGAAAAGGTGAACGGCTTCAATGAAAATTATCGCTTTCTGGAAGATTATGAGATCATTCCCCGGATAAAAAAACATACTTCCTTCAAAGTGATCCAAAAAGACATTATCACCTCAGCCCGCAAATACAGAGAGAATGGTGTGATTCGCCTTCAGATGCATGTCGCCAAAACTTATATTCTGAGAATGCTGGGTATGGATATCGATAAGGTGGCTGAAATTTATTACAGGGGCATCAGGGAAAAATTCAACCGGTAA